The Anabrus simplex isolate iqAnaSimp1 chromosome 5, ASM4041472v1, whole genome shotgun sequence sequence GTACACCAATTGTCATTTTTTCCAAACTCAtctcacagaagtgacctcttgaatgaaataatgaaggcTAGACTCCCTTGGATAATTACTACTTGATGGAGCTACAACATTCGTACAGTGAATGTACAGCAGTTTACGAGAATAGAAAGAAAATGATGGAGTTCTTTCGTAGGATATAAGAAAGTAAAACACCTAGTAGCTTTTAAATGAAACCAGTGGACTTCATCATGCTTTTGAGGATACAAAAGTAATATTCTGATTGTCTATTTTTTCATAAATTGATGCAGCACGTTGACATATTGTGCAATCGGTTACAAAAATGCAAAACATATTCAGTCCAAATAAAACAGGCTATTTCTGACTTTGTAAAGTGTCtaacacaacaacgtgaagaaatagatacacCTGCACGTGATCTTACAGGCTACAATAATTCTGATAAAAGACGTTGAGTAAATGACTCAAGTACTATTGCAGTGAACGAAGTCTGACCAGGTGCATGATAGGTTTGCTTTTACAGGATATTCTAAAGCTGCAAAACTGTTGTACTCATTCATTTGAAAAATTCTCCACCAACTTTCCAGAAAGTGTTTTAAACTCTACTGTGTTACACTATCCGATGTCacagaaagaaaggctaaagacAGAATTAGAAGTGATTTCAGGGGCATAGCCAAGTGGGAGAGAGGTTTACTGGTGGTTAGAACTCTCTCCCCCATGgaaatttttacaaaaataaaataaagaaaaactgacagtaaacaataaactaaataaacattcagagacatgattgtagaaccaacagatcagttgaatatattttctaagaacgGCATAACAGTGTATTGATTCTTTGAGTGATAGTGCGATAGCAATCCTGATAAACTGGAATTCAGGATCTGAACTGGATGACAGCGATGATAATGAATGATCTCTACTTTCTGTCAGTAATTCAGGTAAAGATACATACCCAATTATAATGataaagccaggctgagtggctcagatggttgaggcactggccttctggtcccaacttgacaggttcgatcctgactcagaccggtggtatttgaaggtgctcaaatatggcagcctcatgtcagtatatttactggcacataaaagaactcatgtggggcaaaattctggcacctcagcatcttcaaAAACCATGCAAAAAGTAAGTATTGGGActtcaaataaataacattaattattatttttaatgataatagCAATATGCCTCTCTGTTTACCCAAATATTTTGAACTATATCACACAAAGTCAAAATTTCACTAATTGTACTGTAGAAAAAGGATTACCTTTTCCCCATCATATATTGTCTTTTAGATAGCATATTAATGtaattattttacaatctgctttaaattgcactgacagagatagatcttatggcgacgatggaacaagaaatgactaggagtgggaaggaagcgaccgtggacagcatttgcctggtgtgaaaacgggaaacaatggaaaaccatcctcaaggctgccaacagttgggttcaaacccactatctcccaaatgcaagctgacatcaTATTAATACTAGTGTGACAATTTTAGTTGTGAATATGAAAAACTTAATTATAGTACTTGCATGATTTGAAataaatggaaaaaataaaaagctcaaaaacatgataaaaacactgagtggccaaaagtcatggaaagactctgaatgtgatgttaataaagagttgctcctctgcgagccctcaGAATGGCAGAAATATGGcgaggcatcaactctacaaggtgttgaaatcattctggagggatctggacccacacaccctgtactgctacccacagttggtctggtgtagttggtgcagggttcatgaaGTGTACACCAgtatcaacagcatcccataaatattCGATTGGATTAAGAGCGGGCGATCTGGaggaccaatccatggtcgtaacttcactggagtgctcctccagccacttgcgtgccaccacagagcggtgacatggtgcattgtcctgctgaaacatggcatctccatcagggtactctagtgCCAGAAAGGAATTaaaatggtctgaaagaatgtccacataacatgcaccactcagtgctccctgcagccgaacaatagggcctaattgcaaccatgagaagGCTGCCCCGACcataactgagccacctcccacctggacacaaccttcttaacacacaggatccatagcttcatgggacatacgccacactctcatgcgcccatcagctcgatacaactggaaccaggattcatcggacaATACCACAGGTCTTGTGGCATATATGGAAtagcctattcttaaatgttttccaagaacttggaaatttattgaacatttcccttgatgaattattctGACCCCTTgttccccatcctataaacgaatgttagccggccctgtggtgtaggggtagcgtacctgcctcttacctggagtccctgggttcgattcccggccaggtcagggattacaattgaggagctatctgacggtcagatagtggccccagtctagaatgccaagaataacagctgagaggattagttgtactgaccacacaacacctcgtacttTGCAGACTTCAGGCTGAGCAATGGTCgtttggtaggccttggcccttcggggctgttatgccatggggtttggtttggtataaatgaatatttgcctcaatttgttgtCCTGAATTGCTACTTTATCTTCatttttcctactttcaaaaactccaCTCACGTTTATTCGCTTACAGCAGTTTGCACGTTACAAATATGCCAATGTCAAATGTGTTaacaaaattctaaattttataATACAATTTCTATCCTAATTTAAAGGCGGAAGATCATTTGTCTGCTGTTCTTATTTAATAAAAAAGACACCTAATATATtcaaaacatgtataaattttaattttttcaggtactgtataataataaactctctccgaaaaccgtaaaagagtagttagtgggacgtaaaacaaataacattattattaataataaactcagttgtgttttgcttatttatttatacatttcagtcaatattaacaaaattacctgtttttcttttcttaataTTAGAAAAATACTTCTCAAAACTTTCAACAACTGTACTGTATAAAACAAGCACTTTTAAATTCTTTCAGGTtaatgtttctttcttaatccaacAGTTTTGTACACAACCTTTTGGCCATGAGTTAACAACTTTCAAGAGATTCTTACTTGGCTCATCTGTGAACTTTCCATGTCCAACTGCCATAAGTTTATAATTATGAGCTACCTTTCTTATAGTCATTCCTCTGTGCATGAGCTCCTGCAGTGCAACAAGCTGAGTTGGCAACAGTTCACTGTTGTTATAGTTACCCAAGAAACAAACACCAAGGAAACTCTTCTTCCTGCTAGCTTGAAAGAAAGAAGCTAGATCCCACCCTCTACCTTCATAAACTATACCATCACCTCCAATTAGGAAGTTCCAGCCAATTTGTGGCTCATGTAAGCCATTTATATGCAGTTGTTCCATTTCCTCCAGAAGACTAATACACTCTGTCGAATTGTAGCATGTTTTCCCACTTGTATCACCAACTCCTACGAGAGAGACAGGCTTATACAAACGAAGCATTCTTTGATGTGGAGGTGCCCAAACATCTTTAGGTACAATCACAAGATCAGGAAGAGTCAAGTTATCTGTAAGTAAGGAATAATTAAAACTTAGAATGCTTTGAAACAATTAACTAAATATTAAAACACTCTTAAATATTCAAAAATGAAATCTTTAACACACCTTCAGAGTGAGCATTTTAACTACTACTCTCCATCAAACCTTAGAAATTATATTATTTAGGGAACAAAAGGGTAAATTTCAGCTATGAAAAGGGCTATTCTGGAGATTTATTCGATATGAACTTGAGGTAAACATTTATGATAGGACATATTTCCAGCCCTGAGGCATTTTCCCATATACTGTAATAACAGTTACACATACTATCACAGGTCCTCACCCACACAGGTGATCATTATACGGGGATAACCATGTTTCAACCCCAAATGTAAATCAATAACACTGGCTCCACACATAAACATAAATTGTAAAGAAACCAACAACCTTATTCTCATAAATATAGGTCAGAAGAATACAAAccttcaattatttttaaaataatttgcatTCTGCCAGAGTggtttccatttattaatatagtaGAGTGATTTTAAactttttaaaagttgtttttaaatcctttttttttttaatgatttgctttacattgcatcgacacagatagatcttatggtggcgatggaataggaaagagctaaaagtggaaaggaagcagctgtggccttaattaaggtgtgatcccagcatttgtctggtgtgaaaatggaaaaccaaggaaaaccatcttcaggctgctgacagtgcgaAGTTATTTTGCTATAGTTACTCAACTATAATATTGCCTGTTGGTGAGACAACGCTTAACAAAAAGAGAAATATTTAACCAGAAGGACATAGACCGATGCATaagaagaaaatagagaaaagaatTCACTACAATTTTGTACCATGTTCTAATGAATGATAAGTTGCTTCCAGAAGATGACAACAACTGATCCTTTAAAGGGCAGCCATGGAAATGCTCTTTATCAGAGTACTGGAGATCTCAAAATCACAGCAGATGTTAGAAAATCTTGATGCTATAGCATCCCCTGGACCGATCATCATTCTATTACATGTATTTTTTCTAGCGTGTACATTTCCTTTAAATAAGGGGTTGTTG is a genomic window containing:
- the LOC136874335 gene encoding peptidoglycan-recognition protein 3; translation: MQAVSNGSTVQLEFTVKKPAEVGVKQCEKEQEAFKPLQDNVVLSSTGRMSPPQEVRYGCMLWLMCMATSLLFVLLLTRLVLLTTDPTVLIWNKGDNPDTDNLTLPDLVIVPKDVWAPPHQRMLRLYKPVSLVGVGDTSGKTCYNSTECISLLEEMEQLHINGLHEPQIGWNFLIGGDGIVYEGRGWDLASFFQASRKKSFLGVCFLGNYNNSELLPTQLVALQELMHRGMTIRKVAHNYKLMAVGHGKFTDEPSKNLLKVVNSWPKGCVQNCWIKKETLT